Within the Melopsittacus undulatus isolate bMelUnd1 chromosome 5, bMelUnd1.mat.Z, whole genome shotgun sequence genome, the region TGAATCCACATCACAGGAGAGTGCGCCTGTCCCTGCAGGTTGAGGCAGCATCTCAGACTCCTACTGACAGTTTTTCACTCTGTATAAGGACCTGGGCATTCAATACAACAGAAAGTGCACGCCATGCTTACAGTGCTTCAGGAAGGAGTGCTAGTTGGGAACACAGAGGACAATTCTCATCTCAAGATGAGACTTGCAGCAAGGAGGATTTGGGGTTGGATTTGAAGTTTGACTTCTGGTGTATTAGTGTTGAGCTGTAAAGCAATCACAAATGGATCTTTGCACAAGTGTTCTACCTCATCAAGGTAGAAGACAGGTGCTAGGCCACTTGTCTAGAGATACAGGACTCCTTCAGTGTCTGCTTGCTTGAAAAACATGCCCAAACATCCAAATAAACAACCTctcccctccaaaaaaaaccaaccccccaaacaaagcaaacaacaaacaacaaaaccaaagcaaacaacaaactgtaaacaaaaacaaaacacaaaacaaaaccaaagcccaaacaacaacaaaagcattACATGAACATATATAAAATTTCAATAGCCTCTCTTGCTTGACCCAACCTTGCAGCATGTTGGCAAGAGGACACCTGCTGTTTTGGCCAAATACAGTCAGACAGAGGAATGTGTTGGATATTTTTCTGTACCCCTGGTGAGCTCTTCATCCAGTAAGCTAAAAAGTCTACTCCTAGCAGTGTTTTGGGAACTTAGACACAATTCTTCTCTAAACTTCACTGAATTTGCACTGACCTGATGACTGGTCTTGCtcatttcagaagcagattTGCCATATGCCAATTGATTTCCTCAGCTCCAAAAACAACGTGGCTTTCAGCAGATGTATTCCTTCAATGCTATTGTTCTATTTATCTCTATTGCTGTTGTGACCTTGAAGTTCCAGGAAGGCATGGGATGCATGATGATGATAGAATTTGCTGAACGCAACAGACTCTAGTGAGGGAGAGGACATAAGGGAGAAGGCATCTGGTTTGGGCTTGTATCcaattattaaaatacatttttagacTATTTTGTACTAAGGAAGTAAACACTTAATGCTGTGTAAAGGTTAGAGACAGACTCACCCATTCTTGGAAGTACATGCAGCTTGTCCTGAATGACATCAGTGATGGATCTGTCTTGTGTGTATATGGAATTCTTTGATTTATTACAGTGTAATTTTGTGCCAAAGCTTATTCAGAAATGTCTTGGGTTCTTTCAAGAAACTATTGTTAAATACcaagctttttctctttactcAATTTGTCCAGACACAGTAAAtccatttaaagaaatatttgcaatatGGGTACAGATCTGGTATCTAAGCTTTTCAGCTCTTTGCTTtgactgcttttctttgctctaTGATCTTGAAAAGGTACAAGTCCTATGTCAAACTATTTTTGCTTATATTTAATTCATGTTTTAGCTACAACAACAGTATTATGCATATTATCACTTTATAAAGTGATCTGTAAAAgctcttttgtttcctgttagTTATATTTCTAagactaaaaaaataaatataacaaaacAAGGAAGATAGTTTTTGACACTTATGACTTTTTTCACTCTTTCAATTAGGTATCACCCTGAATATAGAACACCATCAATGTGTGTCAGATCTGTGCAAATACTAAAATGAGGTATCAATAAAGTAGACATTCTGTGAAGGGCGTATGGCTGATGGTAAGATTACTTGCACCTCTTTTTAATAATTAGGCCTATGGCTCCattgattatttttaacaaactGGTTAAGTGCAGAGCTATTAGGCCATAGCGCTGGTTTAATCCTTGGAATATATAGAGGTCACCATTAACCAGTGTTCTCCCCAAGGAATTATCAACTCCAGAACTCTTTAGTTTGCTTTTTTCAAGTGTCCATTTTACTTGGAGGCTTGTGAATGTGAATTTTCATGTTGCCTGGTTTCCATCTGAGTAGTACAGTAGcaaaaacaaggaaacaaactaCAGAGTACTGTAACCCTCAGTAATATAAGAATATAACGATAAGATTATAAAGTAGGAGTAGAGATGATCTTGTCTCTGAAGTGGTCAAGTACAGATTCAATTTTATGGATGTATTACCCCCTTTGTGTTTGTAAGCCAGCATGATAGACATGGGGTGAGAATAGTTCTCTTGATCAATCTGTGCAATATGTGTATCATTAACAGTCGGACACCATGTCTGGTTAATGAGCCTGTATTTTAAGGGCAACATACGAATGCTGGAGAGAATTTCCAGGAGGGCCGGCCACCAAAACTCTACCAGGATGGGAAATCCAGCCTTACAGCAGTGCTTAATGATGTTTTTTATGGGTGTTTTTAATCAAGAAAAAGATCACTGGACATGTATGTGTGAACAGGTCTTGCTGAAAGATCTTCAGTATTACAGACAATAATAAACACTGTAGTTGGAAATCAAACTTTTAACATATTCCCTTGGGCATTTTGAAGCAGAGAGTagtgaaagcatttctgaaatgctttcacTGAAGGCCACTTTGATACAGCTTCTGTCTTGCCTCTGCATGGTCTTGCCTGAGCAATTGTGTTACTTCCTTCTGGTGTCAAAGCCCTGAGAACCCATTCTGCTAGAGCATCTGTTAAGCAGTCTCTCTAGACATGATGTTGTGGCAGCTTTAATGACATGTGCTGTCTTTGTCACAGAGGCTAGCACAAGATGGTAATAGGGATGAAGCTATTTTGAATTGATCACTCTTGTCTCATGCTTCCTCTGTGACTTTGACTTTATACGAATAAATACTTCTAATGTTTTGTATCAGACTATCTTGCCTTTCTATTGAAAAAGACAATCTGCTGTGTTTATGTGGTGACCAAGTGCCCGCTTGGTTTTGTTACATTTCCAGAGAGCATGTGAAAGTATACAGATCTTATGCTTGAGTGAAAgcatatatagtatatatagcACATACATATgctatatatgtgtatatacgTACACACACTTTGCTGTTAAAACAGGCTGAGCCACAGCAGACCAAGTTGTTGAGCATCATTATCAAGCATGCAAAGTCAGCTGTGAGCCAGTTCTTTCACTGTGGTCCTGCACTAAAAACCAGCAGCTGGTTCCTGCTGAAGCATGTAATAAATTTCCAAGAACTTTCAGCTGCTTGTGCAAAAACTTTGAATTGTGTGGGGGATTGGAATGGGAGGAGCATGTGTCAAAAAAAGGACTTTAATCTGGTAAAATATACAGAAGAGTGTAGCACTGCTGTAGAGGGAAAACTCTGTTCACATCTCTTATCGGTGTTTGATTTCTGAGAGAGATATGCAGTGATTATCAGTCAGGATCTGCTTGAAGTCTCAATGATAAACAATATATTTAGGAACCTTTTCTAACCAGCTGTTGTTCTGATTTTGTGAATAAAAGTAAATGATTCTGGAAAACTATATACTGGAATGCTTTGCAGTCTTAATTCATCTCACTGCTTTCTTACTAGAGACAGGCAGTTTCTGAGGCCATTCATCAACCTAgggaagacaagaaaaacactGCTTGGTTTCAAAGAAAAGTTCATTCTATTTTGCTATCATCAGCTACTTTATATTGTGCACTTGTTGTAATTACACGtggaaaaggaaactgaaagttGGATTTAAAGAAGTAAAattcaaattcttttttctttttctctctcaggtGGAAAGACATGACATGAATACCCTGAGTTTACCTCTTAACATCCGCCGTGGAGGCTCTGACACTAACCTGAACTTTGATGTACCAGATGGGGTCCTGGAGTTTCACAAAGTTAAACTCAGTGCAGATagcttgaaacagaaaatcctCAAGGTTACAGAACAAATCAAGGTTGAACAAACAGCTCGAGATGGCAATGTGGCTGAGTATTTGAAACTGGTAAATAGTGCAGACAAGCAACAGGCTGGGCGCATTAAGCAAGTCTTTGAGAAAAAGAACCAGAAGTCTGCCCACTCCATTgcccagctgcagaagaaattGGAACAGTATCACAAAAAGCTCAAGGATATTGAACAAAATGGATCTTCCAAAACTACTAAGGATACTTCCAAAGATAACTTGAAAGATACTCAGCATGGCAAGTCTCGAACCTCTGGGCACGGAACAGAGAGCAGCAAGTCGGGTGTGCCAGGTGTGTCTTTGACACCACCTGTCTTTGTTTTCAGCAAGTCTAGAGAGTTTGCAAACCTGATCCGAAACAAATTTGGTAGTGCAGACAACATTGCTCATCTCAAAAACACCTTGGATGAATTTCGGCCAGAAACAAGTTCCAGAACATACGGGGGCAGTGCCACTAGCGTTGCCAAACCAAAATATGTTAGTGATGATGAATGCTCAAGTGGGACCTCTGGCTCAGCAGACAGTAACGGGAATACTTCCTTTGGTCCTGCTGTGGCAAGTACTCTGGACAGCCAAGGAAAGCTTTCCGTGATTTTGGAGGAAATAAGAGAAATCAAGGAGACACAGTCCCAATTAGCTGATGATATAGAGAATTTAAAAACGCAGTTTAAAAGAGACTATGGCTTTATTTCTCAGATGTTACAAGAGGAAAGAtataggtattttttttttaactgctctCTTGAAATGACTTTTGAATGAGTATAGAAGCTGTTTGGAAAGTGTAAATGTGGCATGTGCTTTTGTGTGTGATACTTcagaagcaagaggaaaaaataattccaatCAATATCTGGTACCAAAATATTCCACTTCTTCCaataactgaaaatacatgtaaaacGTTAATATTTCCTATCAAATTATGTGGTAGCTCTTTGCCTTTTGTTGAAGGCTTGTCAGAAAATTCTCTCATCTGACATACTGCATTATATGAATACCACATATAAGATACCAACTGATTTGGAACTGGTGGAAGGATTCTAATCTACTGGGGCTTGAAAATTGCTACTCAGTCTACAGTATGGCAGA harbors:
- the TMCC3 gene encoding transmembrane and coiled-coil domain protein 3 isoform X2, which codes for MLRKVERHDMNTLSLPLNIRRGGSDTNLNFDVPDGVLEFHKVKLSADSLKQKILKVTEQIKVEQTARDGNVAEYLKLVNSADKQQAGRIKQVFEKKNQKSAHSIAQLQKKLEQYHKKLKDIEQNGSSKTTKDTSKDNLKDTQHGKSRTSGHGTESSKSGVPGVSLTPPVFVFSKSREFANLIRNKFGSADNIAHLKNTLDEFRPETSSRTYGGSATSVAKPKYVSDDECSSGTSGSADSNGNTSFGPAVASTLDSQGKLSVILEEIREIKETQSQLADDIENLKTQFKRDYGFISQMLQEERYRYERLEDQLNDLTDLHQHETANLKQELASIEEKVAYQAYERSQDVQEALESCQTRVSKLELHHQEQQAQQSETVNAKVLLGKCINVILAFMTVILVCVSTIAKFIAPMMKSRFHIICTFFAVTLLAIFCKNWDHIICAIERMIIPR
- the TMCC3 gene encoding transmembrane and coiled-coil domain protein 3 isoform X1, translating into MPGSDTALAVDRTYSDPERHRRRKTRVERHDMNTLSLPLNIRRGGSDTNLNFDVPDGVLEFHKVKLSADSLKQKILKVTEQIKVEQTARDGNVAEYLKLVNSADKQQAGRIKQVFEKKNQKSAHSIAQLQKKLEQYHKKLKDIEQNGSSKTTKDTSKDNLKDTQHGKSRTSGHGTESSKSGVPGVSLTPPVFVFSKSREFANLIRNKFGSADNIAHLKNTLDEFRPETSSRTYGGSATSVAKPKYVSDDECSSGTSGSADSNGNTSFGPAVASTLDSQGKLSVILEEIREIKETQSQLADDIENLKTQFKRDYGFISQMLQEERYRYERLEDQLNDLTDLHQHETANLKQELASIEEKVAYQAYERSQDVQEALESCQTRVSKLELHHQEQQAQQSETVNAKVLLGKCINVILAFMTVILVCVSTIAKFIAPMMKSRFHIICTFFAVTLLAIFCKNWDHIICAIERMIIPR